The DNA segment CGGTACCGGCACCGCCACGGCGGAACTGGCCCTGATGGCGGGTGCGGATCGCCTGGAAGGCTGCCTGTTCGGCAATGGCGAGCGCACCGGCAACCTGGACGTGGTGAATGTGGCCCTGAATATGTACATCCAGGGTGTGAACCCGGGGCTGGATTTCTCCGACATCGACGGCATCCGCGCCACGGTGGAGCACTGCAACCAGCTTCCCGTGCACCCACGCCACCCGTATGTGGGCGATCTGGTCTACACCTCGTTCTCGGGCTCGCACCAGGATGCCATCAAGAAAGCGTTCGCCGCATACCGGGATGGCGAGATCTGGGACATGCCTTATCTGCCCATCGACCCCAAGGACCTGGGCCGCAGCTACGAAGCCGTGATCCGCGTGAACAGCCAGTCGGGCAAGGGCGGCATCGCTTACCTGCTCGAAAGCGAATACGGCCTGCAATTGCCCCGCCGCCTGCAGATCGAATTCAGCCAGGTGGTGCAGCGCGAGATGGACGCTTCGGGCAAGGAACTCACCGCTGCCGACCTGTGGTCGCTGTTCCAGCGTGAATACGGTCTGGGCGATTTCCGTACCCCCCAGTACCGGCTGCAGGAAGACGATGGTGTGGTGACCCTGTCGGCCGCCATGGACTGGGAAGGCCAGCGCCTGGAGCTGGAAGGTGAAGGCACCGGCCCGATCGATGCCTTTGTGCAGGCACTGAGCAATGCCGTGGGCCGTTCCGTGCGCGTGCTGAACTACAGCGAACACGCTGTGGGTGAGGGTGCCAATGCCCAGGCCATTGCCTATGTGGAAGTGCGGGTGGATGACTCCGAGGTGGTGCACGGCGTGGGCAAGGATGCCAACATTGTTTCCGCCTCGATCCGCGCCATTCTGTCGGGCCTGCGCCGTGCCCCCCAAGGGCAGCCTGTGGCCGCCTGATCCTGTTGAGATGGGCCCCGGACGGAGGGAATGGCCAGTGGTCTATAACCCTCTGTCAAGCCCTGCCATTTTTGCCTGGCAGGGCTTTTTTACGTGGGCAACCAGTCTGTATGCGAAGTGTGCGCTTCGGTTTTACAAAAAAACAGGATGCAAAAATTTGTACCAAGAATATAATTTGATAAACGTCATGCGGACTTGAGTGCAAGTTACTGATTTACTTGTATTTTTGCGCTGCAGCATCCCAATTTCTTAGCCGCCTGGAGCATTGAATGCATCCCCCCAGCCGATCCGCACACGGCCGTATTGCCCAAGCACTGGCTTTTCTCACCATTTCCTGTGCGTTGTCCGTACAGGCGGCCCCCAGCAAACAGCCTGCCAAGAAGCAAGTGTCTACTACGGCTTCCAAGCGCGCCGCAGCCAAGGACGAGCCCCGCAAGCGTGTGGTGGTCAAGGTCGAACGCCAGAAGGCCGTGGTGGCCAAAGCTGCTCCGCGTGGCAAGGTCGCCCGCAGCGCCAAGGCCCCGGTGCGTGCCGCTGCCGCGACGGCTGCCGTGGCCACGGCCGCCGCAGTGGCCCGTCCTTCCTTTGGCCAGATTGCCGGCCTGCACATGGTGAACGATCCACTGGACCTGAAGTCCAGTGTGGCCCTGGTGGTGGACCAGGACACCAAGGAAGTGCTGCTGAGCAAGAACGACCATGCGGTGCTGCCCATTGCCTCGCTGACCAAGCTGATGACGGGCTTGCTGATCTCCGAAGCCAAGCTGCCCATGGACGAGCAGATCACCATCACCCAGGATGATGTGGACACCGAAAAGCACAGCAGCTCCCGCCTGCGGGTGGGCACCACGCTGACGCGTGGCGAGATGATGCACCTGGCGCTGATGTCCAGCGAAAACCGCGCTGCCCATGCCCTGGGCCGCAGCTATCCCGGTGGCCTGCAGGCTTTTGTGCGCCAGATGAATGCCAAGGCCAAGCTGCTGGGCATGAACGATACCCGCTATATCGAGCCGACCGGCCTGTCCAGCAGCAACCAGTCCAGTGCCCATGATCTGGCCGTG comes from the Comamonas terrigena NBRC 13299 genome and includes:
- the leuA gene encoding 2-isopropylmalate synthase; the protein is MLQNPATKYRPFAPVRLTGRTWPDAVISKPPVWCSVDLRDGNQALIEPMDIERKIRMFEQLVKIGFKEIEVGFPSASQIEFDFMRKLIEENRIPDDVTVQVLTQAREHLVRRTFEALEGVPRAIVHLYNATAPVMRRVVLNMSEDEIVELATTNAQMFSDIAATYPQTKWTFQYSPEMYSDTELEFSKRVIDAVTAVWKPTPQNKCIINLPTTVEHSTPNIFADMVEWTHRHIERRDSVVLSVHPHNDRGTGTATAELALMAGADRLEGCLFGNGERTGNLDVVNVALNMYIQGVNPGLDFSDIDGIRATVEHCNQLPVHPRHPYVGDLVYTSFSGSHQDAIKKAFAAYRDGEIWDMPYLPIDPKDLGRSYEAVIRVNSQSGKGGIAYLLESEYGLQLPRRLQIEFSQVVQREMDASGKELTAADLWSLFQREYGLGDFRTPQYRLQEDDGVVTLSAAMDWEGQRLELEGEGTGPIDAFVQALSNAVGRSVRVLNYSEHAVGEGANAQAIAYVEVRVDDSEVVHGVGKDANIVSASIRAILSGLRRAPQGQPVAA
- the pbpG gene encoding D-alanyl-D-alanine endopeptidase; the protein is MHPPSRSAHGRIAQALAFLTISCALSVQAAPSKQPAKKQVSTTASKRAAAKDEPRKRVVVKVERQKAVVAKAAPRGKVARSAKAPVRAAAATAAVATAAAVARPSFGQIAGLHMVNDPLDLKSSVALVVDQDTKEVLLSKNDHAVLPIASLTKLMTGLLISEAKLPMDEQITITQDDVDTEKHSSSRLRVGTTLTRGEMMHLALMSSENRAAHALGRSYPGGLQAFVRQMNAKAKLLGMNDTRYIEPTGLSSSNQSSAHDLAVLVNVAHADPLLRELSTSPGFEVAVGNRMMQFNNTNRLVKSDNWDIGLQKTGYISEAGRCLVMQARVSGRKLIMVFLDSAGRFSRLGDAERVRSWVESMGPHAARTTTAAHIKG